From Deinococcus malanensis, the proteins below share one genomic window:
- a CDS encoding alpha/beta fold hydrolase, with protein sequence MWTEHEIRVNGVRLHYVEAGPAAGPLVVLLHGFPEYWRAWEHQIGPLARAGFRVVAPDMRGYNLSEKPQDIEAYRVQTLQEDIAKLIRALGAGRAHVVGHDWGGIVAWQLAIRQPEAVDRLVILNAPHPGAARRGMKHPEQLKRSWYVYLFQLPVLPELLLERFGRWALRGTRQDAFTPQDMRLYRTAWRQPGAARGMVNYYRALRRCGTRHGLSRQPDNEKVDSPTLVIWGQRDAALIPEMAEAQPWVRDMRLVRLPRASHWVMRDEPVKVNNLLIDFLQAQT encoded by the coding sequence ATGTGGACCGAACACGAGATCCGGGTCAACGGCGTGCGCCTGCACTACGTGGAGGCAGGACCAGCAGCGGGGCCCCTGGTGGTGCTCCTGCACGGCTTCCCGGAATACTGGCGGGCCTGGGAACATCAGATCGGCCCGCTGGCACGCGCGGGCTTCCGCGTGGTGGCCCCCGACATGCGAGGCTACAACCTCAGTGAAAAGCCTCAGGACATCGAGGCATACCGGGTCCAGACCCTCCAGGAGGACATCGCGAAGCTGATCCGTGCACTTGGTGCCGGTCGCGCACATGTGGTCGGCCACGACTGGGGAGGCATTGTGGCGTGGCAGCTGGCAATTCGACAGCCGGAGGCCGTGGACCGACTGGTTATCCTGAACGCGCCACATCCGGGCGCTGCACGCAGGGGCATGAAACACCCGGAGCAGCTCAAACGGTCGTGGTACGTGTATCTGTTTCAGCTGCCTGTACTGCCGGAACTGCTCCTGGAACGTTTCGGGCGCTGGGCGCTGCGGGGGACCCGGCAGGACGCGTTCACGCCGCAGGACATGCGGCTGTACCGTACAGCGTGGAGGCAGCCCGGGGCGGCGCGCGGCATGGTCAACTATTACCGGGCCCTGCGGCGTTGCGGCACGCGCCACGGCCTGAGCCGTCAGCCGGACAACGAGAAGGTCGACTCACCCACCCTGGTCATCTGGGGTCAGCGCGACGCGGCCCTGATCCCAGAGATGGCCGAGGCACAGCCCTGGGTAAGGGACATGCGTCTGGTCCGTCTGCCCCGGGCCAGTCACTGGGTCATGCGTGATGAGCCCGTTAAGGTGAACAACCTGCTGATCGACTTTCTGCAGGCTCAGACCTGA
- the lysA gene encoding diaminopimelate decarboxylase, translating into MTLPAAALHDAAARFGTPLYVYDASELDAALERVRAAFGNARVHYAMKANPNLHLLRRLHAAGVGFECVSPGEIARAEYLGAAGETLIINGPAKSDTEYAAGARLGATFVVDREEEVGLLPSRSRALVRVNPALSVSTHDHLATGSERSKFGVTLEQAPRVLEALRAAGHIALGLHVHIGSAIRDAADFTAAFGRLSDLRSQTGPLAVLDAGGGWGLGADLPGIAREAHAAAAVFEAQLWVEPGRYLVAQAGTLLTRVVGTKRTGRPFVLVDAGMTELMRPMLYGAAHPVTPLWEGTEHSCWDVAGPACESGDLLAREVTLPAPSRGDLLAIGEAGAYGAAMSGTYLTRSRPAEVLWNGGDWHLIRQRETPQDVWAAEL; encoded by the coding sequence GTGACTTTGCCTGCCGCTGCCCTGCATGACGCCGCCGCCCGCTTCGGAACTCCTCTGTATGTGTATGACGCTTCTGAGCTGGACGCTGCGCTGGAGCGTGTACGCGCTGCATTTGGAAACGCCCGTGTGCACTACGCCATGAAGGCCAATCCCAACCTGCACCTGCTGCGCCGCCTGCACGCCGCCGGCGTGGGCTTTGAATGTGTCAGTCCGGGTGAGATTGCCCGCGCCGAGTACCTGGGCGCCGCAGGGGAGACCCTGATCATCAACGGACCAGCCAAGAGCGACACTGAATACGCCGCCGGCGCGCGTCTGGGCGCCACCTTCGTGGTAGACCGCGAGGAAGAGGTCGGGCTGCTGCCCTCTAGATCCCGAGCGCTGGTCCGGGTCAATCCGGCGCTGAGCGTCAGTACCCATGACCACCTGGCCACCGGATCAGAGAGAAGCAAATTCGGGGTGACGCTGGAACAGGCGCCGCGTGTCCTGGAGGCCCTCCGCGCTGCCGGGCATATCGCGCTGGGCCTGCACGTGCATATTGGCAGCGCCATCCGTGACGCGGCGGACTTCACGGCAGCCTTCGGGCGTCTGAGCGACTTGCGGTCACAGACGGGGCCGCTCGCGGTGCTGGACGCCGGTGGAGGCTGGGGACTGGGGGCCGACCTGCCCGGCATTGCCCGTGAGGCCCACGCCGCCGCGGCCGTATTCGAAGCGCAGCTGTGGGTCGAACCCGGCCGTTACCTGGTGGCCCAGGCCGGCACCCTGCTGACCCGGGTGGTCGGTACCAAGCGCACCGGCCGGCCTTTCGTGCTGGTGGACGCCGGCATGACTGAGCTGATGCGCCCGATGCTGTACGGCGCGGCGCATCCGGTCACGCCCCTGTGGGAAGGCACCGAGCACAGCTGCTGGGACGTTGCCGGACCCGCCTGCGAAAGCGGCGACCTGCTGGCGCGCGAGGTCACGTTGCCCGCTCCATCGCGCGGGGATTTGCTCGCCATCGGTGAGGCTGGCGCTTACGGCGCGGCCATGAGCGGTACCTACCTGACCCGCAGCCGGCCCGCCGAGGTGCTCTGGAACGGAGGCGACTGGCATCTGATCCGCCAGCGGGAGACGCCGCAGGACGTCTGGGCTGCCGAGCTTTAA
- the mnmA gene encoding tRNA 2-thiouridine(34) synthase MnmA: MTTVTSTSARTDSPTQQGERVLCAMSGGVDSSVTAALLKDQGYQVVGAMMRFWPDDKRVDTFDTCCSPDAAYEARRVAEQVGVPFYLLDYREQFQRHIVGPFLDEYSRGRTPNPCVNCNTKVKFDELVKKAKMLGCRYVATGHYVKRVENAAGEVEFWRGDDPRKDQTYFLWGTPRDALPYILFPVGELEKPQVRQIAEERGLLTARKPESQNICFVPGKVQDFVAEHLPQATGYIREVASGEVVGEHLGTQFYTLGQKKGLGLYQSHRVRHVVHLDPATNTVWVGDYEDCMWTGLRAGSANYLLDLRDLPQELEVQVRYRTAPVKARVVHADEQGFELAFAEPQFAVAPGQSAVLYAGPRLLGGGLIEDHARDLPALQPAPKRRPTGAPV, encoded by the coding sequence ATGACGACGGTCACCTCCACTTCTGCCCGCACCGACTCACCCACCCAGCAGGGGGAACGGGTGCTGTGCGCCATGTCAGGTGGGGTGGACAGCAGCGTCACGGCGGCCCTGCTCAAGGATCAGGGTTATCAGGTGGTTGGCGCCATGATGCGCTTCTGGCCGGATGACAAGCGGGTCGACACCTTCGATACCTGCTGCTCGCCGGACGCGGCCTATGAGGCCCGCCGCGTGGCGGAACAGGTGGGCGTGCCGTTCTATCTGCTGGACTACCGCGAGCAGTTCCAGCGCCACATCGTGGGGCCATTCCTGGACGAGTACTCGCGTGGACGTACGCCCAACCCCTGCGTGAACTGCAACACCAAGGTCAAGTTCGACGAGCTGGTCAAGAAGGCCAAGATGCTCGGCTGCCGCTACGTGGCGACCGGCCATTATGTCAAGCGGGTGGAAAATGCGGCTGGCGAGGTCGAGTTCTGGCGCGGGGACGATCCCCGTAAGGACCAGACCTACTTCCTATGGGGCACACCGCGTGACGCCCTGCCCTACATCCTGTTTCCGGTCGGCGAGCTGGAAAAGCCGCAGGTGCGCCAGATCGCCGAGGAACGTGGGCTGCTGACTGCCCGCAAGCCGGAAAGCCAGAACATCTGCTTCGTGCCGGGTAAGGTTCAGGACTTCGTGGCCGAGCACCTGCCCCAGGCCACCGGCTATATCCGTGAGGTTGCCAGCGGTGAGGTCGTGGGCGAGCACCTGGGGACGCAGTTCTACACCCTGGGCCAGAAAAAGGGGCTTGGTCTGTATCAGTCGCACCGGGTCAGGCACGTGGTGCACCTGGACCCGGCCACGAATACCGTCTGGGTCGGGGACTATGAAGACTGCATGTGGACCGGGCTGCGCGCCGGCAGCGCCAACTATCTGCTGGACCTGCGCGACCTGCCCCAGGAGCTGGAAGTGCAAGTACGTTACCGGACAGCTCCGGTCAAGGCTCGTGTAGTGCACGCCGACGAGCAGGGCTTTGAGCTGGCATTCGCCGAACCGCAGTTTGCGGTGGCGCCCGGCCAGAGCGCTGTCCTTTATGCCGGACCAAGGCTGCTGGGCGGCGGCCTGATCGAGGACCATGCCCGCGATCTTCCTGCATTACAGCCTGCACCGAAGCGCCGCCCGACAGGCGCGCCGGTTTAA
- a CDS encoding NAD(P)-dependent oxidoreductase, whose product MRVLVPDLPEFRNLTHPDENGVPGVTFSHYTRSEVPDGPADGAVLWLTSAETRQRLMQTPGLKWVLTLTAGIDHVRTALPEGVRLYNASRLHDRAVAVHVVAGMLGAMRGLHRFRDAQGRGRWTAPRAPGSSGLETLDGRMVVLWGYGHIGRHVEDFLRPFGAQVHGIRSSTPVQERDDLLRSADWVVLLLPSTPETRGAVNADVLALLRPGAWISNQGRGNLIVTEDLLAALQSRALGGAVLDVTDPEPLPEDHPLWAQENVIITPHIASTTTDLVHRGAMLTRDFLLDLLQDVEPPGLVDLRRSY is encoded by the coding sequence ATGCGCGTTCTGGTACCCGATCTGCCCGAATTCCGAAACCTGACCCACCCGGACGAGAACGGGGTGCCGGGCGTGACGTTCAGCCACTACACCCGGAGCGAGGTGCCGGACGGCCCAGCCGACGGTGCAGTGCTGTGGCTGACCAGCGCTGAGACCCGCCAGCGACTGATGCAGACCCCGGGACTGAAATGGGTGCTGACACTGACTGCCGGAATTGACCATGTGCGGACCGCGCTGCCGGAGGGGGTACGGCTGTACAACGCCAGCCGCCTGCACGACCGGGCTGTCGCTGTGCACGTGGTCGCCGGTATGCTCGGTGCCATGCGTGGGCTTCACCGTTTCCGCGACGCGCAGGGGCGGGGCCGGTGGACGGCGCCCCGCGCTCCCGGCTCTTCGGGCCTGGAAACGCTGGACGGCCGGATGGTCGTGCTGTGGGGGTACGGGCATATCGGCCGTCATGTCGAAGATTTCCTGAGGCCCTTTGGCGCTCAGGTCCACGGCATCCGCAGCTCGACCCCCGTGCAGGAACGCGATGATCTGCTCCGGTCTGCCGATTGGGTCGTGCTTCTTCTCCCCAGTACACCGGAAACCCGGGGCGCCGTAAATGCAGATGTCCTGGCGCTGCTGCGCCCTGGGGCCTGGATCAGCAATCAGGGACGTGGCAACCTGATCGTTACCGAAGATCTGCTGGCTGCTCTTCAAAGTAGGGCTCTTGGGGGAGCAGTGCTGGACGTCACGGATCCCGAGCCTCTTCCGGAGGACCATCCACTCTGGGCTCAGGAAAACGTGATCATCACGCCCCATATCGCCAGCACCACCACCGATCTGGTGCACCGGGGGGCCATGCTGACGCGTGACTTTCTGCTGGACCTGCTGCAGGACGTGGAGCCGCCAGGGTTGGTGGATCTCCGCCGGAGCTACTGA
- a CDS encoding GNAT family N-acetyltransferase, with the protein MTGGDADPFVHWGRVTLKPVLDFTAGEWRTLHRFFRDRELADWNDARPIRMPEWLFRRVMRDEEKTGERAGFGILDEAGSLIGSAELYDLTPPPPATPTRATLGVMIGRPELWGQGYGREAVQALMLWAFVRREQPLSRVRLTTFGHNRRAQRAFLACGFREVGRSEVPGRTDVNMELTRAEWLTRWAPDTDSA; encoded by the coding sequence ATGACCGGGGGGGACGCCGACCCGTTCGTTCATTGGGGGCGGGTGACCCTCAAGCCGGTCCTGGACTTCACAGCGGGCGAATGGCGGACGCTGCACCGCTTTTTTCGGGACCGCGAACTGGCCGACTGGAACGATGCCCGGCCCATCCGAATGCCCGAATGGCTGTTCCGGCGTGTCATGAGGGACGAGGAAAAGACGGGAGAGCGCGCCGGATTCGGCATTCTCGACGAGGCCGGCAGCCTGATCGGCAGTGCCGAGCTGTATGACCTGACGCCGCCTCCCCCGGCGACCCCCACACGGGCCACGCTGGGGGTCATGATTGGCCGGCCAGAATTGTGGGGACAGGGATACGGCCGGGAGGCGGTGCAGGCCCTGATGTTGTGGGCCTTCGTACGGCGGGAGCAGCCGCTGTCCAGGGTCCGTCTGACGACTTTCGGGCACAACCGCCGCGCACAGAGGGCCTTCCTGGCGTGTGGATTCCGTGAGGTGGGACGCAGTGAGGTCCCCGGGCGCACCGACGTCAATATGGAACTCACGCGCGCCGAGTGGTTGACGCGTTGGGCACCTGATACGGATTCCGCTTGA
- a CDS encoding 3'(2'),5'-bisphosphate nucleotidase CysQ has translation MTDLPNPSGLVAELQVAIRLAREAGELLRSHLRAGLTVEHKTSADDPVTAADREASTLIVRGLREAYPADGLLSEEEVDAPERLVCQRVWIIDPIDGTKEFTSGSPDYCVSIGLSIDGQPELGVVYAPATDELFSGVVGHGVQKNGQATGFSRRDRYVVSVSDTEFTRELHRHDLPGMAPSGSIALKLARIAAGEADATFTMSPRSEWDIAAGHALVRASGGDLRRRDGRPVVYNTARPHIEQGLLAGRLEAMSWLDTELSSRALPTAHLGLGSQDPAWSVLAPDDQKQLGAHPGVSVRHVAGQLLALLVVDPRTGLVQRAEGDAFHLERLTRDVTRARGTLKEGSPGEA, from the coding sequence CGCCGGCCTGACCGTTGAACACAAGACGTCAGCGGACGACCCGGTCACGGCAGCCGACCGTGAGGCGTCCACCCTGATTGTCCGTGGCCTGCGCGAGGCTTACCCGGCCGACGGCCTGCTCAGTGAGGAGGAAGTGGATGCCCCCGAGCGCCTTGTGTGTCAACGGGTGTGGATTATCGACCCGATTGACGGCACCAAGGAATTTACCTCCGGCAGCCCTGACTACTGCGTCAGCATTGGCCTGAGCATCGACGGCCAGCCGGAACTGGGTGTGGTGTATGCGCCAGCCACCGACGAACTGTTCAGCGGCGTGGTCGGCCACGGTGTACAGAAGAACGGTCAGGCGACCGGGTTCAGTCGCCGGGACCGGTACGTGGTAAGTGTGTCAGACACCGAGTTCACGCGGGAACTGCACCGCCATGACTTGCCTGGCATGGCGCCGAGCGGCAGTATTGCCCTGAAACTCGCGCGCATCGCTGCCGGGGAGGCCGACGCGACCTTCACCATGTCGCCCCGCAGCGAGTGGGATATTGCCGCCGGGCACGCCCTGGTGCGGGCCTCTGGAGGTGACCTGCGTCGCCGCGATGGTCGCCCGGTGGTTTACAACACCGCCCGTCCGCACATTGAGCAGGGCCTGCTGGCGGGGCGTCTGGAAGCCATGAGCTGGCTGGACACCGAACTGTCGAGCCGGGCGCTTCCGACCGCTCACCTGGGGCTGGGGTCACAGGACCCAGCCTGGAGCGTGCTGGCCCCCGACGACCAGAAGCAGCTCGGCGCCCACCCCGGCGTCAGCGTCAGACACGTGGCTGGTCAGCTCCTGGCATTGCTGGTGGTGGACCCACGTACAGGCCTGGTGCAGCGTGCCGAGGGCGACGCGTTTCACCTGGAGCGCCTCACCCGTGACGTCACGCGTGCCCGGGGCACCCTGAAGGAAGGCTCACCGGGAGAGGCATGA